In Kushneria marisflavi, the following are encoded in one genomic region:
- a CDS encoding hydantoinase/oxoprolinase family protein, translating into MGLRIGVDIGGSFTDFAVLDDETGTLESLKVFSRPDSPGSEVISGMQMLSQRYGIDPAEVVHFTHGTTVGVNAVVQRRGIRLGLITNRHFEDVLNLARLKTPDMYHLMSVRPAPLIDRHCTFGIDGRINAQGEEIAPLDEDSITAAIRGLERTGCEGVVISLLHAYRNSAHEHRVRERIEAAMPGFFVSCASDVWPTIREYERTMTAVIGGYVQPRVSHYLGALQKALIETGVTAPLQVTKSNGGIMSAERGKTDCVQMILSGTASGVIGAAWMAGLCGIDNVMSLDIGGTTADVALIVDGEPRYATGEYIGDYQIHIPSVSVTSIGDGGGSIASVDSLGVLKVGPESAGSTPGPVCYGRGGSDPTITDAFAVMGILGQSPLGYDTVRPDVEAARRAIAPLAESLGQAVEATAEAIVNVAISGMYAGISRLVSRFGIDPRQFSLMPFGGAGPMLACYLARTLHMPTIVVPTTPGVLSALGGLIADTRNDFVRITWYDLTPATLDRLEQDRAALEREARDWIREEAGDTAEPRLTLSAEMRYKGQSFEIETSLAASDVRQGHLAALRGAFHREHERLYHYRDEHADIQVVSLRLIATVPTPQPVLKAIDTAREAARPCDHVHAWMDGSHRRVALYRRADLRAGHRFDGPAIVAQDDTTTSVLPGFSVRVDDRGNLHLINIAATNGENRNGL; encoded by the coding sequence ATGGGCCTTCGTATTGGAGTGGATATCGGTGGATCGTTCACGGATTTCGCCGTGCTCGACGACGAGACCGGTACGCTTGAAAGTCTCAAGGTCTTTTCCCGACCCGACAGCCCCGGCAGTGAGGTCATCAGCGGGATGCAGATGCTGTCGCAGCGCTACGGGATCGATCCGGCCGAGGTGGTGCATTTCACCCACGGCACCACCGTTGGCGTCAATGCGGTGGTTCAGCGACGCGGCATTCGCCTGGGGCTGATCACCAATCGCCACTTTGAGGACGTGCTCAATCTCGCCCGTCTCAAGACCCCGGACATGTATCACCTGATGTCGGTGCGTCCGGCACCCCTGATTGATCGACACTGTACCTTTGGCATTGACGGACGTATCAACGCTCAGGGCGAGGAAATCGCTCCCCTCGATGAAGACAGCATTACTGCGGCCATTCGAGGGCTTGAGCGGACCGGCTGTGAGGGCGTGGTGATTTCGCTTTTGCACGCCTACCGCAATTCGGCTCATGAGCATCGTGTTCGCGAACGGATCGAGGCGGCGATGCCGGGATTTTTTGTCTCCTGTGCCAGCGACGTCTGGCCGACCATTCGTGAATATGAGCGCACGATGACGGCCGTGATAGGCGGCTATGTGCAGCCTCGGGTGTCCCACTATCTGGGGGCGCTTCAAAAGGCCCTGATCGAGACCGGGGTGACGGCGCCCCTGCAGGTGACCAAATCCAACGGCGGCATCATGAGCGCCGAGCGCGGCAAGACCGACTGTGTGCAGATGATCCTGTCCGGTACGGCCTCCGGGGTCATTGGGGCTGCCTGGATGGCGGGACTGTGCGGTATCGACAATGTCATGAGTCTGGACATTGGCGGCACCACGGCAGATGTTGCCCTGATCGTGGATGGGGAACCGCGCTACGCGACCGGTGAATATATCGGCGATTACCAGATCCATATTCCATCGGTATCGGTGACTTCGATCGGTGACGGCGGCGGTTCGATTGCCAGCGTCGATTCGCTGGGTGTGCTCAAGGTAGGGCCCGAAAGCGCCGGCTCGACCCCCGGACCGGTATGCTACGGGCGTGGCGGGAGCGATCCCACCATTACCGACGCCTTTGCCGTCATGGGCATCCTGGGGCAGTCGCCACTGGGATATGACACCGTCAGGCCCGACGTCGAGGCCGCCCGTCGGGCGATCGCGCCGCTGGCTGAATCGTTGGGGCAGGCGGTAGAGGCTACGGCCGAGGCCATCGTCAATGTCGCCATCTCGGGCATGTATGCCGGCATCAGTCGCCTGGTCTCGCGCTTTGGCATAGACCCACGTCAATTCTCTCTGATGCCCTTTGGCGGGGCCGGGCCGATGCTGGCCTGCTATCTGGCACGCACCCTTCACATGCCAACCATCGTGGTGCCCACGACCCCCGGCGTGCTCAGTGCGCTGGGCGGTCTGATCGCGGACACCCGCAACGACTTCGTACGCATCACCTGGTATGACCTGACGCCGGCGACGCTGGACCGGCTGGAACAGGATCGGGCCGCACTGGAGCGTGAGGCACGCGACTGGATTCGGGAGGAGGCCGGTGACACCGCCGAACCCCGGCTGACGCTCTCGGCCGAGATGCGCTACAAGGGGCAGTCCTTCGAGATCGAAACGTCGCTGGCGGCCTCGGATGTTCGGCAGGGGCATCTGGCGGCGCTGCGCGGGGCCTTCCATCGAGAGCACGAGCGTCTTTATCACTATCGCGACGAGCACGCCGACATCCAGGTGGTGTCGCTGCGTCTGATTGCAACCGTACCCACGCCACAGCCCGTGTTGAAAGCCATCGACACTGCCCGGGAAGCGGCCCGCCCCTGCGATCATGTTCATGCCTGGATGGATGGGTCCCATCGGCGTGTGGCGCTGTATCGCCGCGCCGATCTGCGCGCCGGCCACCGCTTCGATGGCCCTGCCATCGTGGCGCAGGACGACACGACCACCAGTGTTTTACCCGGATTTTCGGTTCGCGTGGACGACCGGGGAAACCTGCATCTGATCAATATCGCCGCCACCAATGGGGAGAACCGCAATGGCCTTTAA
- a CDS encoding NAD(P)/FAD-dependent oxidoreductase — translation MASRHSFLADDFRETPYWWEAWQPHDHDPMDVSRETHTAIVGAGYAGLCCALELARSGEMVTVLEAGLPGCGASTLSGGQVTGGVNIGKRMKAGSTHDPVRLESRLKEAAASYRFLETLINREGIKCDYRRAGRLAPAWTMEHLRKWQGRVELLNAFTDSDVVILSREALREELATDAYVGGALIRGAGQLHPAKYYAGLLAAALAAGVRVCSQAPVTDITREGAHYQVTTARGCLNAARIIIATNGYTGALSPALRRGIVPVVSHQIATRVLPESLQRDLIPRGRSVADSGRVTTYYRYSPDGQRFLFGGRARFYPLDRRQSARVLHQQMVARFPRLRDVPVSHSWGGRVAVTLDALPHIGQTASECYYALGCNGSGITTMSWLGHRLARHLIEDEPLERSAFGTPLPGHPLYHGRPWFMPVLGSYYQWRDRRDRQRERRRHNALPSTPARGPHDA, via the coding sequence ATGGCATCAAGGCACTCCTTTCTGGCCGATGACTTTCGCGAGACGCCCTATTGGTGGGAGGCATGGCAACCCCATGACCATGACCCAATGGATGTTTCACGTGAAACACATACGGCCATTGTCGGGGCAGGCTACGCCGGATTGTGCTGTGCGCTTGAACTGGCACGCAGCGGAGAAATGGTCACCGTCCTTGAGGCGGGGCTGCCCGGATGCGGTGCCAGCACGCTAAGCGGTGGTCAGGTGACGGGAGGCGTCAATATCGGCAAGCGCATGAAGGCCGGATCAACCCACGACCCGGTACGCCTTGAGTCGCGCCTGAAGGAAGCCGCCGCCAGCTATCGATTTCTTGAAACCCTGATCAACAGGGAAGGCATCAAATGTGATTACCGTCGTGCGGGACGCCTGGCACCAGCCTGGACCATGGAGCATTTGAGAAAGTGGCAGGGCCGTGTCGAACTGCTCAATGCCTTCACGGATTCCGATGTTGTCATCCTGTCGCGCGAGGCGCTCAGAGAAGAGCTGGCCACCGACGCTTACGTGGGCGGCGCGCTGATTCGAGGGGCCGGGCAGCTGCATCCGGCAAAATATTATGCCGGGCTGCTGGCGGCCGCACTGGCGGCCGGTGTCCGAGTGTGCAGCCAGGCGCCGGTCACCGACATCACGCGGGAGGGCGCGCATTATCAAGTGACCACCGCGCGCGGTTGCCTGAACGCGGCACGCATCATTATCGCGACCAACGGCTATACCGGAGCGCTGTCACCCGCGCTGCGCCGTGGCATCGTGCCGGTGGTCTCTCACCAGATTGCGACCCGGGTCCTGCCCGAATCGCTGCAGCGCGACCTGATCCCCCGGGGGCGCAGCGTGGCCGATAGCGGCCGTGTCACCACCTACTATCGCTACTCTCCGGACGGCCAGCGCTTCCTGTTTGGCGGGCGAGCACGCTTTTATCCCCTTGATCGGCGCCAGAGTGCCCGCGTGCTACATCAGCAGATGGTGGCGCGCTTTCCCCGGTTGCGTGATGTTCCGGTCAGCCACAGCTGGGGCGGACGTGTGGCCGTCACGCTTGATGCCCTGCCACATATCGGTCAGACGGCATCCGAGTGCTACTACGCGCTGGGCTGCAACGGCAGCGGGATCACTACGATGAGCTGGCTGGGCCATCGGCTGGCGCGTCATCTCATCGAGGATGAGCCGCTCGAGCGTAGTGCCTTTGGCACCCCCTTGCCCGGTCATCCGCTCTATCACGGCCGACCGTGGTTCATGCCGGTGCTGGGCAGCTACTACCAGTGGCGCGATCGGCGTGATCGCCAGCGTGAGCGCCGCAGGCACAATGCGCTGCCGTCGACCCCGGCTCGCGGGCCTCATGACGCCTGA
- a CDS encoding IclR family transcriptional regulator, translating to MPYINATPVFHNWQLLLRLKAGMGRTNDKPIHCAPVSGREPPMKSLLKSLEILEAVAEHQPVSVGELAKRLALPKSTVQRVLLTFHEAGWLRQRRGDMTRWEIGSRVLGVRPPELNGGRLYAAAREPMRALRDATNETVHLSIPDGINNVVLIDRADCDQNVRTFSPLGDAAPFHATANGMAIMAWLEPSEIEAIIARGLPGFTEHTITRADRLREELRAVRERGYSLNLSHYRPAICAIGAAILDAERRPVGSVCISMPQSRYQPEKLAQWGRQVAEAAHRISMQQPFDPI from the coding sequence ATGCCATATATAAACGCTACACCGGTCTTTCACAACTGGCAACTGCTTTTGCGTCTCAAGGCGGGGATGGGACGAACGAACGACAAGCCGATACACTGTGCTCCTGTTTCGGGACGTGAGCCGCCAATGAAGAGCCTTTTGAAAAGCCTGGAAATACTGGAAGCGGTCGCCGAGCACCAGCCGGTCAGCGTGGGCGAACTGGCCAAACGGCTGGCGCTGCCCAAATCGACCGTACAGCGCGTGCTGTTGACCTTTCATGAGGCGGGCTGGCTGCGCCAGCGCCGGGGGGACATGACCCGCTGGGAGATCGGCTCGCGCGTTCTGGGCGTCCGCCCACCCGAGCTCAACGGTGGGAGGCTCTACGCGGCCGCTCGCGAACCCATGCGAGCACTTCGCGACGCCACCAACGAGACCGTCCATCTGTCGATTCCCGACGGCATTAATAACGTGGTTCTGATCGACCGCGCAGACTGCGATCAGAATGTGCGCACCTTCAGCCCGCTGGGGGATGCCGCGCCCTTTCACGCCACTGCCAACGGCATGGCCATCATGGCATGGCTCGAGCCGTCGGAAATCGAGGCCATCATTGCCCGCGGCCTGCCCGGCTTCACCGAGCACACCATTACCCGGGCCGACAGGCTGCGCGAGGAGCTCAGGGCCGTGCGTGAGCGAGGCTATTCGCTGAACCTGTCGCACTACCGACCGGCCATCTGTGCCATCGGCGCCGCCATTCTGGATGCCGAAAGGCGTCCGGTAGGCAGCGTTTGTATCTCCATGCCGCAATCGCGCTACCAGCCCGAGAAGCTGGCGCAGTGGGGCCGGCAGGTGGCCGAGGCGGCTCACCGGATCAGCATGCAGCAACCCTTTGATCCCATCTGA
- a CDS encoding 3-hydroxyacyl-CoA dehydrogenase family protein: MTRKIAIVGSGYMGGGIAQVMALAGAEVLISDVSLEVTQANRERLIEETRKFVADGLFPSDAVERIERQVKVAESIEDAVRDADFIEEAVPEKIDIKHDIFKRVSAAARPDAIIATNTSTISIAKLSEAVTHPERFLGVHFSNPSPFVPGVEIIPHEGTDPEVVERACAIVHETGKETATVKDVTGFVLNRLQYALFHEATQLLEEGVASPEDIDTLVRTTFGFRLPFFGPFAIADMAGLDVYNFCYQSLQTDFPERFATPEVLSSLIDQGKLGTKSGGGFTDVPAERIPDLIAWRNRAYVKLSELMKELGPPPMK; encoded by the coding sequence ATGACACGCAAGATTGCCATTGTCGGCTCGGGATATATGGGCGGCGGTATCGCTCAGGTCATGGCGCTGGCCGGTGCCGAGGTTCTGATCAGCGATGTCTCGCTCGAGGTGACCCAGGCCAACCGCGAGCGTCTGATCGAGGAAACCCGTAAATTCGTCGCCGACGGCCTGTTTCCGAGTGACGCCGTCGAGCGCATCGAACGTCAGGTGAAGGTCGCCGAGTCGATCGAGGATGCGGTGCGCGATGCCGATTTCATCGAAGAGGCCGTGCCCGAGAAGATCGATATCAAGCACGATATCTTCAAGCGCGTCAGCGCAGCAGCGCGTCCGGATGCGATCATCGCCACCAATACCTCGACCATCTCGATCGCCAAACTGTCCGAAGCGGTCACCCACCCGGAGCGTTTTCTGGGGGTACACTTCTCCAATCCGTCACCGTTCGTGCCGGGTGTCGAGATCATCCCGCATGAAGGCACCGACCCGGAGGTCGTCGAGCGTGCCTGCGCGATTGTGCACGAAACCGGCAAGGAAACGGCCACGGTCAAGGACGTGACCGGCTTTGTGCTCAACCGCCTGCAGTACGCCCTGTTTCACGAGGCCACCCAGCTGCTGGAAGAGGGCGTGGCCAGCCCCGAGGACATCGATACGCTGGTACGCACGACGTTCGGCTTCCGTCTGCCGTTTTTCGGTCCGTTTGCGATTGCCGACATGGCCGGGCTCGATGTCTACAACTTCTGCTATCAGTCGTTGCAGACCGACTTCCCCGAGCGCTTCGCCACGCCCGAGGTACTGAGTTCGCTGATCGATCAGGGCAAGCTGGGGACCAAGAGCGGCGGCGGGTTCACCGACGTACCGGCCGAGCGCATTCCGGATCTGATTGCCTGGCGTAACCGCGCCTATGTGAAGCTCTCGGAGCTGATGAAAGAGCTCGGGCCACCGCCGATGAAGTAA
- a CDS encoding sugar phosphate isomerase/epimerase family protein, whose amino-acid sequence MPYTADNWPITAATLPFPGVDAQGRSVNEADASHWRGVFDEIRGAGFTNVDLFDNWIKPGDLSTQRLDELVRTAKEAGVGLPAISAVRRSVIDAEHGEENLAYTHRTLEAAAAMGARVVSVGLHQALTPEQQRQLWFWTVEGYKSPEGDRDMWNLTVKRLQELGRHAEELGLLVSLEMYEDTYIGTADSTVALVKDIGLDNVGINPDVGNLVRLHRPIESWLEIMEKTLPYANYWHVKNYMRDEDVSRDHYVAMPTSLELGLINYRKSIEIAIANGYQGMICTEHYGGDGLSVSSTNQQYLREKILPRTSDYALGKSRVRQG is encoded by the coding sequence ATGCCTTATACCGCTGACAACTGGCCGATTACGGCCGCCACGCTGCCCTTTCCGGGCGTCGATGCTCAGGGGCGCAGCGTCAACGAGGCCGATGCCTCTCACTGGCGCGGTGTCTTTGATGAGATTCGTGGGGCAGGCTTTACCAATGTCGATCTCTTCGATAACTGGATCAAGCCAGGCGATTTGTCGACCCAGCGTCTTGATGAGCTGGTGCGAACTGCCAAAGAGGCCGGTGTGGGTCTGCCGGCCATTTCGGCCGTGCGCCGCAGCGTCATTGACGCCGAGCATGGCGAGGAAAATCTGGCCTATACCCACCGCACGCTGGAAGCCGCGGCCGCCATGGGCGCTCGCGTGGTCTCGGTAGGCCTGCACCAGGCGCTGACGCCCGAGCAGCAACGACAGCTGTGGTTCTGGACGGTCGAGGGCTACAAGTCACCGGAAGGCGATCGGGACATGTGGAACCTGACGGTCAAGCGTCTTCAGGAGCTGGGCCGGCACGCCGAGGAGCTTGGCCTTCTGGTATCGCTTGAGATGTATGAGGACACCTATATCGGCACGGCCGACTCCACCGTGGCGCTGGTCAAGGACATCGGCCTGGACAACGTTGGTATCAACCCGGACGTGGGCAACCTGGTGCGCCTGCATCGCCCGATCGAGTCCTGGCTCGAGATCATGGAAAAGACCCTGCCTTACGCCAACTACTGGCATGTGAAGAACTACATGCGCGATGAGGATGTGTCGCGTGATCACTATGTGGCCATGCCCACCTCGCTGGAGCTCGGACTGATCAACTATCGCAAGTCGATCGAGATTGCGATCGCCAACGGCTATCAGGGCATGATCTGCACCGAGCACTACGGCGGCGATGGCCTGAGCGTGTCCAGCACCAATCAGCAGTATCTGCGCGAGAAGATTCTGCCCCGCACGTCGGACTATGCCCTTGGCAAAAGCCGGGTTCGTCAGGGCTGA
- a CDS encoding GntP family permease codes for MPSATEAALSTPLLLMISAVAIAILLLLIIRVRLHPFFALVMVSIGTALATGIGVSDLISTLTGGFGKTLGNVALLIGFGAVLGRIVAVSGGARVLSDTLIRLCGRERAPLGLSIAALLFCFPIFLDAAYVVMLPIIFAVARELKGSLLLYGLPVAGSALVMHALMPPHPGPVAAAVFLHADIGLVLFVGLLVGLPTWYVMGYRLALWLSNRTPFQSVPDVMGGEEDDGAPPPAFGTVLLVLLLPLVLIFMNTGISTLISAGTLPEGNALLDSFIVIGETPIALLISTCVAMWLLIFRRGLTSPMDAINDIIERALAPVCTIILITGAGGMFGGVLTASGIGNALAASLDAIGMPLILAGYLIASVIRVAQGSATVAGTTAAGIMAPAVLAQPELAGMPVACITTAIVAGAIGYSHVNDSGFWLVGRFLQVETRTMLRTWTVMSTGISLMAFALVWVLFALIT; via the coding sequence ATGCCCAGTGCCACCGAAGCTGCGTTATCCACACCCCTTTTGCTCATGATTTCGGCGGTGGCCATCGCCATTTTGCTGCTGCTGATCATTCGTGTGCGTCTCCATCCCTTTTTTGCGCTGGTCATGGTCAGCATTGGTACGGCGCTGGCCACCGGCATCGGCGTCAGTGATCTGATCTCGACCCTGACCGGCGGCTTTGGCAAGACCCTGGGCAATGTGGCCCTTCTGATTGGCTTTGGTGCCGTACTCGGACGAATCGTGGCCGTGTCCGGTGGGGCAAGAGTGCTCTCCGATACCCTGATCCGCCTGTGCGGGCGCGAACGGGCACCGCTCGGACTTTCGATCGCGGCACTGCTGTTCTGCTTCCCGATCTTTCTCGATGCCGCCTATGTGGTGATGCTGCCGATCATCTTTGCCGTCGCTCGTGAGCTCAAGGGGTCGCTTCTGCTCTACGGTCTGCCGGTGGCCGGTTCGGCGCTGGTCATGCATGCCCTGATGCCGCCCCATCCGGGGCCGGTGGCCGCTGCGGTCTTTCTGCATGCCGACATTGGTCTGGTGCTGTTTGTCGGTCTGCTGGTCGGCCTGCCCACCTGGTATGTCATGGGGTATCGGCTCGCCCTTTGGCTGTCCAACCGAACGCCGTTTCAGTCAGTGCCCGACGTCATGGGCGGTGAGGAAGACGACGGTGCGCCACCGCCCGCCTTTGGCACCGTGCTGCTGGTGCTGCTGCTGCCGCTGGTACTGATCTTCATGAACACCGGCATCTCGACGCTGATCTCGGCCGGCACCCTGCCGGAGGGCAATGCGCTGCTGGACAGCTTCATTGTCATTGGCGAAACCCCGATTGCGCTTCTGATCAGTACCTGTGTGGCCATGTGGCTTTTGATCTTTCGCCGCGGGCTCACGTCACCGATGGATGCCATCAACGACATCATCGAGCGTGCGCTGGCACCGGTGTGCACCATCATTCTGATCACCGGCGCCGGCGGCATGTTCGGTGGGGTGCTGACCGCCAGCGGGATCGGTAATGCGCTGGCGGCCAGTCTGGATGCGATCGGCATGCCGTTGATTCTGGCCGGTTATCTCATCGCCTCGGTCATTCGCGTCGCTCAGGGATCGGCCACCGTGGCCGGTACCACCGCCGCCGGCATTATGGCGCCTGCTGTACTGGCCCAGCCGGAGCTGGCCGGCATGCCGGTGGCCTGTATCACCACGGCGATCGTGGCCGGTGCCATTGGCTACTCTCACGTCAACGACTCGGGCTTCTGGCTGGTTGGTCGGTTTCTGCAGGTCGAGACCCGCACCATGTTGCGGACCTGGACGGTGATGTCGACCGGCATTTCCCTGATGGCCTTTGCGCTGGTCTGGGTGTTGTTCGCCCTGATCACCTAG
- a CDS encoding LysR family transcriptional regulator has translation MRHLQLFVALGEQGNLHRSAEMLGISQPAASRLLIELEERLGTALFERHGRGLSPNLYGELMIRRARTIIDELERAGEEFNAIRAGHAGLVRVGTVMEPAVALLTRAIEQMHSERPNLRINVNVDVSRALISGLMDGHYNFVISRIPAGFSGEHFVFEEIGEEEICFICSRSHPLAEQPVPALSAMVDYPWALQPPGTLMRQRVDDLLRHRGLEPPHWIVDTSDLTTSLALVNASSFLTVATRGVAELLCDPQRFRIISSSTRLSVQPYGLVSLRRQQLPPGVAAMMRLLRQLIRQPSPI, from the coding sequence TTGCGTCATCTGCAGCTGTTCGTGGCCCTTGGCGAGCAGGGCAATCTGCACCGCAGCGCCGAAATGCTGGGCATCAGCCAGCCGGCGGCTTCGAGGCTTCTGATCGAGCTGGAGGAGCGACTGGGCACGGCGCTATTCGAACGCCACGGCCGCGGGCTCTCCCCCAACCTCTACGGCGAGCTGATGATTCGTCGTGCCCGAACCATCATCGACGAGCTCGAGCGCGCCGGCGAGGAGTTCAACGCCATCCGCGCCGGCCATGCCGGGCTGGTCCGGGTCGGCACGGTCATGGAGCCGGCCGTGGCGCTCCTGACCCGCGCCATCGAGCAGATGCACAGCGAACGACCCAACCTTCGCATCAATGTCAATGTCGATGTCAGTCGCGCGTTAATCTCGGGTTTGATGGACGGTCATTACAATTTTGTGATCTCTCGGATTCCGGCCGGCTTTTCCGGCGAGCACTTCGTGTTCGAGGAGATCGGCGAGGAAGAGATCTGTTTCATCTGCAGCCGATCACATCCGCTGGCCGAGCAGCCGGTACCGGCGCTGTCGGCCATGGTCGACTATCCCTGGGCACTACAACCGCCCGGTACCCTGATGCGTCAGCGCGTCGATGACCTGCTGCGTCATCGCGGGCTCGAGCCGCCCCACTGGATCGTCGACACCTCGGATCTGACCACCTCGCTGGCCCTGGTCAATGCCTCCTCGTTTCTGACGGTGGCCACCCGAGGCGTGGCAGAGCTGCTATGCGACCCGCAGCGCTTTCGCATCATCTCGTCGTCCACGCGTCTGAGCGTGCAGCCCTATGGACTTGTCAGCCTGCGTCGCCAGCAGCTGCCGCCGGGGGTTGCCGCCATGATGCGCCTCTTGCGTCAGCTGATTCGCCAGCCTTCGCCCATCTAG
- a CDS encoding pyridoxal phosphate-dependent aminotransferase — protein sequence MTTLARRMDTIAPSATIEISRRAAEMRREGLDIISLSQGEPDFDTPPHIAHAGKRAIDEGQTRYTDVDGTLELKQAIVAKFERDNALHYATDQISVGTGGKQVIFNALFALIDPEDEVIIPAPYWVSYPDMVRLAGGTPVCLECDVSQGFKLTAEQLEAAITPKTKCLMLNSPANPTGAGYHREELAALGEVLKRYPQVFVISDDIYEYLAYDGWAFTTLAAVVPELFERVLTVNGVSKGYAMTGWRIGFGGGPKDLIRAMAKLQGQMTTNPSAISQAAAVEALNGPRDFLVEHLEIFRQRRDMCMAALNAIDGLSCRAPEGAFYLFISCQGLINRRTPAGEVLERDVDVARFLLDTANVAVVPGTAFGMAPWFRISFAAATERLGEACERIAQACSTLTA from the coding sequence ATGACCACGCTTGCCCGCCGTATGGATACGATAGCCCCCTCGGCCACCATCGAAATCTCGCGCCGCGCCGCCGAGATGCGCCGTGAGGGGCTTGATATCATCTCCCTGTCCCAGGGCGAGCCCGATTTTGATACACCGCCCCACATCGCCCATGCCGGCAAGCGCGCCATTGATGAGGGCCAGACCCGCTATACCGATGTCGATGGCACTCTGGAGCTCAAGCAGGCGATCGTGGCCAAGTTCGAGCGCGACAACGCGCTGCACTACGCCACCGATCAGATCTCGGTCGGTACCGGCGGCAAGCAGGTCATTTTCAACGCCCTGTTCGCCCTGATCGATCCGGAAGACGAAGTGATCATCCCGGCCCCCTACTGGGTCTCCTATCCGGATATGGTACGCCTTGCCGGCGGCACGCCGGTCTGCCTCGAGTGTGACGTGTCGCAGGGGTTCAAGCTCACGGCCGAGCAGCTCGAGGCCGCCATCACCCCGAAAACAAAGTGCCTGATGCTCAATTCGCCCGCCAATCCGACCGGCGCCGGCTATCATCGCGAAGAGCTCGCGGCTCTGGGCGAGGTCCTGAAGCGTTATCCGCAGGTATTCGTGATCAGCGATGACATCTATGAATACCTGGCCTACGACGGCTGGGCATTCACCACGCTTGCTGCGGTGGTGCCCGAGCTTTTTGAGCGCGTTTTGACCGTCAACGGCGTCTCCAAGGGCTATGCCATGACCGGCTGGCGCATCGGCTTCGGCGGCGGTCCGAAGGACCTGATTCGTGCCATGGCGAAGCTGCAGGGACAGATGACCACCAACCCCAGCGCCATCTCCCAGGCCGCCGCGGTAGAAGCGCTCAACGGCCCCCGCGACTTTCTGGTGGAGCATCTCGAGATCTTTCGCCAGCGTCGTGACATGTGCATGGCGGCCCTCAATGCCATTGATGGGTTATCGTGTCGTGCCCCCGAAGGCGCGTTCTATCTGTTCATCAGCTGTCAGGGACTGATCAATCGCAGGACGCCGGCGGGCGAGGTGCTTGAACGCGATGTCGACGTTGCCCGCTTTCTGCTCGACACCGCGAATGTGGCCGTGGTGCCGGGCACGGCCTTTGGCATGGCGCCCTGGTTTCGTATCTCCTTTGCCGCCGCCACCGAACGCCTCGGCGAGGCGTGTGAGCGCATTGCTCAGGCCTGCAGCACGCTGACCGCCTGA